In Bradyrhizobium guangdongense, the sequence CATCGAGCAGACCTGGAAAGCGCGCCTCGAGATCCTCGCGGCGCAGCCGCATGAAGCGGTTGGTGCCCGCGACGCGCGTCAGCATCAGACCGCATTCACGCAGTTTGGCGAAGTGATAGGCGAGGTTCGACTTGCCGGCGAGCCCATTGAAGTCGCCGCAGCACAGCTCGCTGCTGACACGTTCCTGCTGAGCGAGCTGATACACGATTGCCAACCGGATCGGATCGCTCAGGCAATCCAGAACGAGGGGCAGCTCGATCTGCTCACGCGTGGGGTGGGGAGGCGTGCGGCTCATGATCCGGACATCATAACCGTCCGCTCGAAATGTTCAATAGTTCTTGAACCAATTGACTTCTAAATCGCCACCTTCGATAGTTCAATAAACATTGAACATAAGGATTCCGTCCCATGAGCGTGTTCTGGCTGGCCCTTGGGGCCTTCGCGATCGGCACTGAAAGCTTTGTCATTGCTGGGCTTTTGCCGGAAATCGCCAATGACCTCTCGATTTCGGTCTCGGCCGCCGGTCAGTTGGTCACCGCCTATGCCCTCACCTATGCCGTGGGCTCGCCGATCCTGGCCGTGGCGCTCAACAACATCGACCGTCGCACCGTTCTGGCGCTGGCACTGTCGACCTTCATTGCCGGAAACCTCGCGGCGATGATCGCGTCCAACTACGCCCTGCTGCTGGCCTCGCGCATGCTGATGGCGCTGGGCTCCGGCCTTTGCATGCCGACGGCGCTCGCAGTCTCCGTGGCAGTCGCCTCTCCGGAGCGGCGCGGCCGCGCGGTGGCGCTGGTCACTTCGGGCCTCACGGTCGCGACGGTCGTCGGCGTTCCCTTCGGCAATCTCGTCGGCAGCCTGCTCGGCTGGCGTGCGACCTTCGCCATGGTCGCAATGCTCGGCGCTGTCGCCCTCGCCGGTCTGCTGCTTGGCCTGCCCCGCGGCCTGCCGCGCAATACGGCCTCGCTCGGCGAAAGGCTGGCTGTCGCGCGCCACCACAATGTCCTGGTCGCGCTTGTGATCACCATCTTATGGGCGCTGGGTGGCTTCACCGTGTTCACGTATTTCGCAGTCCCGCTGCGCGGTCTCGGCTTCGACGCCTCGCGGATCAGTCTTGCGCTGCTGGTGTTCGGCGCCGCGGCCGCGATCGGGAACATGCTCGGCGGCATCCTGGCGGACCGGCTCGGCACGGTCGCGACCGCAGCCCTGGGCCTCGCCGGCATGGCAAGCGCCTTGATCCTCCATTCGCTGGTTCTGAAGCTGATGCCGAGCCAGGCGCATTATGCGGTGCTCGGCGCGATCTTCCTCTGGGGCCTCTCGGGCTGGGCGTTCTATCCGGCTCAGATCGCCAGCATCATCAGGGTCGAGCCGCAGGCCTCGATGATCGCGCTCTCGCTCAATGCCTCCGCGATGTACCTGGGCTTCGCCATCGGTGGCGCCTTGGGCGGGGCGGTACTGGCCGCGCTGTCGCCAGACGACCTCGGCTGGATCGGCGGAACGAGTGTTGCAGCCTCACTTCTGGTGCACCTCGCCCGTGGCTGGCAGGCGCGGCCGAAACCGGTCAAAATTGCCGGTTGATGGGCGTTTTTCGGGGTTTCGCCGCCCCGAAAACTGGTCTAAGACCCACCCGCGCGCGAGGGAAGACCCCGCGCTCTCGCACAAGGGGACGCGCGGCAAGCGCGCCCTTTTTTTGTGCCCAGATTCCAGCCCGCGAGCGGTGATGCCTAAACGAACCGACATCTCGACCATCCTTATCATCGGCGCCGGTCCCATCGTGATCGGCCAGGCCTGCGAGTTCGACTATTCGGGCACGCAGGCGGTGAAGACGCTGAAGGAAGAGGGCTATCGCATCGTCCTCGTCAATTCCAACCCGGCCACGATCATGACCGACCCGGAATTGGCCGATGCGACCTATATCGAGCCGATCACGCCCGAGATCGTCGCCAAGATCATCGAGAAGGAACGTCACGTCGTGCCCGGCGGCTTCGCGCTGCTGCCGACCATGGGCGGCCAGACCGCGCTGAACTGCGCGCTGTCGCTGCGCCGGCAGGGCACGCTCGAGAAGTTCGACGTCGAGATGATCGGCGCGACGGCCGACGCCATCGACAAGGCCGAGGATCGCCAGCTGTTCCGCGAGGCCATGACCAAGATCGGGCTCGAGACACCGAAGTCGCGCCTCGCCAATGCCTCCGAGCTGAAGAAGTCCTTCCGCGACAAGTACCACGCCGAACGCGAGAAGCTGTCGGGCGCTGCGCTCGAAGAGCTCGACCGGCAATGGGCGCTCGGCGAGAGCGACCGCCGCAAGCGCTACCAGGAATACGCCTTCGGCCAGGCCATGATGGCGCTGTCCGAGATCGGCCTGCCCGCGATCATCCGCCCCTCCTTCACCATGGGCGGCACCGGCGGCGGCATCGCCTACAACAAGGAAGAGTTCCTGGACATCATCGAGCGCGGCCTTGACGCGTCTCCCACCAACGAAGTGCTGATCGAAGAATCCGTGCTCGGCTGGAAGGAGTACGAGATGGAGGTGGTGCGCGACAAGAACGACAATTGCATCATCGTCTGCTCGATCGAGAACCTCGATCCGATGGGCGTGCACACCGGTGATTCCATCACGGTGGCGCCGGCGCTGACGCTGACTGACAAGGAATATCAGATCATGCGCGACGCCTCACTGGCGGTGCTGCGCGAGATCGGCGTGGAGACCGGCGGCTCCAACGTGCAGTTCGGCGTCAACCCCGAGGACGGCCGCATGGTCGTCATCGAGATGAACCCACGCGTGTCGCGTTCGTCGGCATTGGCCTCGAAAGCCACCGGCTTCCCGATCGCGAAGGTCGCCGCAAAACTCGCGATCGGCTATACGCTCGACGAGATCGCCAACGACATCACCGGCGGGGCGACCCCGGCCTCGTTCGAGCCGACGATCGATTACGTGGTGACCAAGATCCCGCGTTTCGCCTTCGAGAAATTCCCCGGCGCCTCTTCCACACTGACGACCTCGATGAAGTCGGTCGGCGAGGTCATGGCGATCGGCCGCACCTTCCAGGAAAGCCTGCAGAAGGCGCTACGCGGGCTCGAGACCGGGCTGACCGGCCTCGACGAGATCGAGATCGAGGGTCTCGGCCGCGACGACGACAAGAACGCGATCCGCGCTGCGCTCGGAACGCCGACCCCGAACCGCATTCTTCAGGTCGCGCAAGCCATGCGTCTCGGCTGGTCGAACGAGGACATCTTCAACTCCTGCAAGATCGATCCGTGGTTCCTCGGCGAGATGCGCTGCATCGTCGACATGGAAGAGAAGGTCCGGAAGCACGGCCTGCCCGGCAATGCGTTCGGAATGCGCACGCTCAAGACCATGGGCTTCTCGGACGCGCGGCTGGCCGTGCTGGCCGAGACGACGGAAGCCGAGGTCACCGCCAAGCGTCACGCGCTCGGCGTCCGCCCGGTCTACAAGCGCATCGACACCTGCGCGGCCGAATTCGCCTCACCCACCGCCTACATGTACTCGACCTACGAGTCCCCGTTTGCGGGCAGCGCCGCCGACGAGAGCACGCCGTCGGACAAGAAGAAGGTGATCATCCTCGGCGGCGGCCCGAACCGCATCGGCCAGGGCATCGAGTTCGACTATTGCTGCTGCCACGCTTGCTTCGCGCTGCACGACGCCGGCTATGAATCCATCATGGTCAACTGCAATCCGGAAACGGTGTCGACCGACTACGACACCGCCGACCGGCTCTATTTCGAGCCGCTCACCGCCGAAGACGTGCTGGAGATCATCGCGAAGGAGCGCAGCAACGGCACGCTGCATGGCGTGATCGTGCAGTTCGGCGGCCAGACCCCGCTCAAGCTTGCCCGCGCGCTCGAAGCCGCCGAAGTGCCGATCCTCGGCACCTCGCCCGACGCGATCGATCTTGCCGAGGACCGCGACCGCTTCAAGCGCGTGCTCGACAAGCTTCGCCTGAAGCAGCCGAAGAACGGCATCGCCTATTCCGTCGAGCAGGCGAGGCTCGTCTCCGCCGATCTCGGCCTGCCGCTGGTGGTACGCCCGTCCTACGTGCTCGGCGGCCGTGCGATGCAGATCATCCGTGAGGAGAACCAGCTCAACGATTATCTGCTCGGCACGCTGCCCGAGTTGGTGCCGGCCGACGTCAAGGCGCGCTACCCGAACGACAAGACCGGGCAGATCAACACCGTGCTCGGCAAGAACCCGCTGCTGTTCGACCGCTATCTATCCGACGCGACCGAGATCGACGTCGACTGCCTGTGCGACGGCAAGGACACCTTCATCGTCGGCATCATGGAGCACATCGAGGAAGCCGGCATCCATTCCGGCGACAGCGCCTGCTCGTTGCCGCCGCACTCGCTGGACGCCAAAATGATCGAGGAGCTGGAGCGACAGACGCGCGAGCTCGCGCTCGGCCTCGACGTCGTCGGCCTGATGAACGTGCAATATGCGATCAAGGACGGCGAGATCTACGTGCTCGAAGTCAATCCGCGCGCCTCGCGCACGGTGCCGTTCGTCGCCAAGGTGATCGGCACGCCGGTCGCCAAGATCGCCGCGCGCATCATGGCCGGCGAGAAGCTCGCCGACTTCAAATTGAAGAAGGGCGACTTCAAACATGTCGGCGTGAAGGAATCGGTATTCCCGTTCGCCCGCTTCCCCGGCGTCGACACGGTGCTTGGTCCGGAGATGCGCTCGACCGGCGAGGTCATGGGCATCGACCGCTCCTTCGCGGTGGCATTCGCCAAGAGCCAGCTCGGAGGCGGCACGCGAGTACCGCGCAAGGGCACGGTGTTCGTCTCGGTGCGCGAGAGCGACAAGGTCCGCATCGCCGAAGCCGTGCGTCAGCTGCATTCGCTTGGCTTCAAGGTGCTGGCGACCTCGGGTACGGCGCGCTTCCTGACCGATCAGGGCATCCCGGCTGAGAAGGTAAACAAGGTGTTGGAGGGACGGCCCCATATCGTCGACGCCATCACCAATGGGGACGTCCAGCTCGTTCTCAACACCACCGAAGGCCCGCAGGCGCTCGCCGACAGCCGATCGCTGCGGCGCGCGGCCCTCTTGCATAAAGTACCGTATTACACCACTCTTTCCGGGGCCGTGGCGGCCGCGCAGGGCATCCGCGCCTATCTGGGTGGGGACCTTGAGGTTCGGACCCTGCAGAGCTACTTTTCGGGAACCTGATCGCGCGCGGGAGGCCAGCCCCTGAGGGTCAAGCCTTGCGCTAAGTGATTGGCAATGAAGCCACAATGGCCGGAGGAACTGTCCGGCCATGTGGTTGTTCTGTTCCGGCGCCAGACCCACATAACGCCGGCGGCGGCGTTTTCAGCCCCGGACTTACTGACGAATCAAGGTCGCCGCGCCCTTCTGTCGGGACGCGGGGTCCGAAGGACGAGAGAAGAGATGGAAAAGGTTCCGATGACTGCGAGCGGCTTTGCCGCACTCGGGGAAGAATTGAAGAAGCGCCAGTCCGAGGACCGTCCGCGCATTATCGAGCATATCGCCGAGGCGCGCTCGCACGGAGACTTGTCGGAAAACGCGGAATACCACGCCGCGAAGGAAGAGCAGTCCCACAATGAGGGCCGCATCGCCGAGCTCGAGGACAAGCTGGCGCGCGCCGACATCATCGATATCTCCAAGCTTTCCGGCGACACCATCAAGTTCGGCGCCACCGTGACGCTGGTCGACGAGGATACCGAGAAGAAGACGGTGTGGCAGATCGTCGGCGAGGTCGAGGCCGACGCCAAGAAGGGCCGCATCTCGATCACCTCGCCGCTGGCGCGCGCGCTGATCGGCAAGAAGAAGGGCTCGACCGTCGAGGTCAACGCCCCCGGCGGCGCCAAGGCGTACGAGATCACCAAGGTGGAGTGGCGGTAACACGCCGCTCACGAATAAGCGATCGGGGCCGCGCCTTGCGCGGCCTTTTTCGTGTCGCCCGCGCGAGGACCTTCAGCCGCCATTCACCACGGAACCGCCAGGGTGCGGGCGTGATCCGCGCGATGCGCGGCTGGAATTGGAATTGCGCCGATGCGGCGAGCAAGTCCACATACGGTGACGGGTTCTTCGGGGCACGCATCAAGATCGCCGACATCAAGGGTCTCAACAACGCCGTCTGGCTCACGACTGCCGACAATTTCGAGATCGACATCGCCGAAGCCCGTTATCCGAGCTACGTCCATCTCGGTCTGCAGTACTGGCCACCCGCAAACGCGGGTCAGCACGCCGGGATGGGCTGGGGTGCAACCTTCAAGGAAAATCTCGCAGCCGGTTTTCATGACGTCGGGCTGCTGCGGACGCCGGCCGATTTGGTTTACGAGATCGATGGTGCGCCGATCGCCGCCGTCCGCACCCTGGCGCCGTGAACGGAGCCGCAACCATCCGCCTCTCCACCGCACTCGGCGACTGGGCGGGCGGGACAGTGCCGGATCATCCCGAAACCCACGACATGCTGGTGCAGTCGCTCCGCGTGGTCGCGCCGTGAAAACCAACTGCGAATGCACGCGATGAACAGAATGCGCGTTCCCCACGTCGCTCTTTTCGCGGCCCTGGGCCTATTCCTGAGTACCGACATCCAGGCGGCCGCCGCTCAGGCGCGCGACGTGCTCCGCGGCGTCGATTTCGTCCGTCCGATCCAGTTCAGCGTGGAGGAGCAGAACGCGAAGCTGAGCGAGCTGCAGTCTGCCGGCGTACAAATCATCCGCTTCGGCATGTATGCGCAGGATGAGGACAAGAACCTCGACTTCATCAAGCGCGCCCAGGCTCATCGGATCTCAGCGGTTCTCATCCTCCACGGCCTCTACACGCCCGGCGCGCCCGAGCGGCCGTTTCGGCCGAAGGAGTTTCCGGGCATGTGGCCGGGGCCGCCATTGTCCGCGCTCGATCCCGAGCGTTCGGCCCAGTACTTCCAGGACTTGCTGGGCAAGCTGGACGCGAGCGGCCTAACACTCGCCGGCCTGGAACTGGAGAACGAGATCAACATGGCCGGCAATGATCCGGATTTCCGCCTGCCCGGCGGAGGTCGCGTGCTTGGGCTCGCCGATCTGTCGAGCGATCCCGAAGGGCAGCAGGTCGCCAAAGGCTATCTGC encodes:
- a CDS encoding ArsR/SmtB family transcription factor: MSRTPPHPTREQIELPLVLDCLSDPIRLAIVYQLAQQERVSSELCCGDFNGLAGKSNLAYHFAKLRECGLMLTRVAGTNRFMRLRREDLEARFPGLLDAVLKSAAKDAERLQLLPACDVVEVG
- a CDS encoding MFS transporter, encoding MSVFWLALGAFAIGTESFVIAGLLPEIANDLSISVSAAGQLVTAYALTYAVGSPILAVALNNIDRRTVLALALSTFIAGNLAAMIASNYALLLASRMLMALGSGLCMPTALAVSVAVASPERRGRAVALVTSGLTVATVVGVPFGNLVGSLLGWRATFAMVAMLGAVALAGLLLGLPRGLPRNTASLGERLAVARHHNVLVALVITILWALGGFTVFTYFAVPLRGLGFDASRISLALLVFGAAAAIGNMLGGILADRLGTVATAALGLAGMASALILHSLVLKLMPSQAHYAVLGAIFLWGLSGWAFYPAQIASIIRVEPQASMIALSLNASAMYLGFAIGGALGGAVLAALSPDDLGWIGGTSVAASLLVHLARGWQARPKPVKIAG
- the carB gene encoding carbamoyl-phosphate synthase large subunit, which encodes MPKRTDISTILIIGAGPIVIGQACEFDYSGTQAVKTLKEEGYRIVLVNSNPATIMTDPELADATYIEPITPEIVAKIIEKERHVVPGGFALLPTMGGQTALNCALSLRRQGTLEKFDVEMIGATADAIDKAEDRQLFREAMTKIGLETPKSRLANASELKKSFRDKYHAEREKLSGAALEELDRQWALGESDRRKRYQEYAFGQAMMALSEIGLPAIIRPSFTMGGTGGGIAYNKEEFLDIIERGLDASPTNEVLIEESVLGWKEYEMEVVRDKNDNCIIVCSIENLDPMGVHTGDSITVAPALTLTDKEYQIMRDASLAVLREIGVETGGSNVQFGVNPEDGRMVVIEMNPRVSRSSALASKATGFPIAKVAAKLAIGYTLDEIANDITGGATPASFEPTIDYVVTKIPRFAFEKFPGASSTLTTSMKSVGEVMAIGRTFQESLQKALRGLETGLTGLDEIEIEGLGRDDDKNAIRAALGTPTPNRILQVAQAMRLGWSNEDIFNSCKIDPWFLGEMRCIVDMEEKVRKHGLPGNAFGMRTLKTMGFSDARLAVLAETTEAEVTAKRHALGVRPVYKRIDTCAAEFASPTAYMYSTYESPFAGSAADESTPSDKKKVIILGGGPNRIGQGIEFDYCCCHACFALHDAGYESIMVNCNPETVSTDYDTADRLYFEPLTAEDVLEIIAKERSNGTLHGVIVQFGGQTPLKLARALEAAEVPILGTSPDAIDLAEDRDRFKRVLDKLRLKQPKNGIAYSVEQARLVSADLGLPLVVRPSYVLGGRAMQIIREENQLNDYLLGTLPELVPADVKARYPNDKTGQINTVLGKNPLLFDRYLSDATEIDVDCLCDGKDTFIVGIMEHIEEAGIHSGDSACSLPPHSLDAKMIEELERQTRELALGLDVVGLMNVQYAIKDGEIYVLEVNPRASRTVPFVAKVIGTPVAKIAARIMAGEKLADFKLKKGDFKHVGVKESVFPFARFPGVDTVLGPEMRSTGEVMGIDRSFAVAFAKSQLGGGTRVPRKGTVFVSVRESDKVRIAEAVRQLHSLGFKVLATSGTARFLTDQGIPAEKVNKVLEGRPHIVDAITNGDVQLVLNTTEGPQALADSRSLRRAALLHKVPYYTTLSGAVAAAQGIRAYLGGDLEVRTLQSYFSGT
- the greA gene encoding transcription elongation factor GreA, with the protein product MEKVPMTASGFAALGEELKKRQSEDRPRIIEHIAEARSHGDLSENAEYHAAKEEQSHNEGRIAELEDKLARADIIDISKLSGDTIKFGATVTLVDEDTEKKTVWQIVGEVEADAKKGRISITSPLARALIGKKKGSTVEVNAPGGAKAYEITKVEWR
- a CDS encoding family 16 glycosylhydrolase, producing MIRAMRGWNWNCADAASKSTYGDGFFGARIKIADIKGLNNAVWLTTADNFEIDIAEARYPSYVHLGLQYWPPANAGQHAGMGWGATFKENLAAGFHDVGLLRTPADLVYEIDGAPIAAVRTLAP